The segment GGCTGATGAAGGGTGTCTGCACGGCCATTTCCCCCCGGCCGGAAGCCCACTGCGAGCCGCTGCAAGGATTGCCGCTTGAGTGCTCGTTGTTCTTCAGTGCTCGTTATTCATTATATCCAAGGACGGCCCGCCGCCGGGCAGGGGCGGTCGCCCTGGGGGGAACAACTGATTGGCCAGGCGCGCAAACCCTTCCAGATCGACGTTCTCGGGCCGGGCTCCCGGGTCGATCCCGGCCGCCCGGCACGCCGCCTCGGCCTGCACCCGCTCCACCGCCGGATGGGCCGCCAGGGCGTTGGCCAGGCGCTTGCGGCGTTGGCTGAAGGCCGCCCGCACCAGCGCGAACAGGGCCTCCGGGTCGGCCACCGCCACCGGCGGGCGCAGGTGGGGCCACAGGCGCACCACCGCCGAGTCCACCTCCGGCCGGGGCCAGAAGGCACCCGCCGGCACGGTGCCCAGCCGCTCCACCCGGGCATGGTAGGCGACGAAGACCGTCAGCGCGCCGTAGGCCGCGGAGCCCGGCGCAGCCACCAGCCGGTCGACCACCTCCGCCTGCAAGGTGAGCACGGCCCGCTCCCACCGGATGGGAGCTTCAAGCCAGCGCACCAGGAAAGGCGACGTGATGGCGTAGGGAAGGTTGCTGGCCAGCTTGACCGGCCCCCCCGCCGGGTCTTGGCGCGACGCCAGGCGGTCCAGGTCGACGGCCAGGATGTCCCCCTCCACCAGCTCCAGGTTCGGCAGGTGCCCCAGCCGCTCCCGCAGGGCCGCGGCCAGCCGGCGGTCGACCTCCACCGCCCGCACCCGGCCGGCCCGCTGCGCCAGGCGCTCCGTCAGGGCGCCCAGGCCCGGTCCCACCTCGATCACCAGATCGTCCGGGCCGGGTTCCACCGCGGCGACGATCCGTTCCGCCCAGTTGTCGTCGACCAGGAAGTTCTGTCCCAGCCGCCGGCTGGGCCGCACGCCGTACCGTTCGAGCCACCGGCGCAGCTCGGACCGGTGGGTGGCCCTGTGGGCCCCGGGCCCCCTTTCCTGGCCCTGCATGCCGGACGAACCTGCCACACCCCGTGCCTCCTCGAACAGCCCCGTGGTACCGGCGGGATCCGGGCCGGGACCGGTACCCGGGCCGGGGCCGCCTGGCCCGGTACCGCCGCCCCGACGACCATCCCCACGGCGGCACCGGCTGACCCGCGTGGACCGGCTGACCAGCGTGGTTCCAGGTGGCCGGCCAGCCTGGCGGCCGCGCGGCCCGGCCCCCAGCGTCATCGCCGGCGCGGGCCGCCGGCACCGCCGCTGCCCGGCTCCGCGGATCCTGCCCGCCTGCCGGGTCGCGGTTCCGGCCGGCCCGGCGCCGGGGCCCGCTCCTCCCGTCTAGAGGCCTTCGCCCCCCGCCGGGCGGCCGGCTTCCTCCCCCCGGGGCGGCCCCGACGGGGCCACCGGGGGAAGGGCGAGCCGGAAGAGCCGGGCCGCGTTGGCCGTGGTCTGGGCGGCCAGCCGGTCCAGGGGAAGCCCGCGCTCGGCGGCAATCCGCTCGGCCACCAGCCGCACCCAGGCCGGCTGGTTCCGCCGGCCCCGGTGGGGATGGGGCGCCAGGAAGGGCGCGTCCGTCTCCACCAGCAGCCGTTCCAGGGGCACCGCCCTGGCGGTGGCTCGAGCGTCCTCGCCGTTCTTGAAGGTCACCGGCCCGTCCAGCCCGATGAACCAGCCCGCCGCGGCCCAGCGGGCGGCCCAGTCGGGACCGGCGCTGAAGCAGTGCAGCACGCCTTCCACCTGCGGCCGGCCCGGCGCCGCCAGCAGGTCCCAGAGGTCGTCCACCGCGTCCCGCTGGTGGATGATCACCGGCAACCCCAAATCCGCCGCCAGCTCCAGCTGGGCCAGGAAAGCCTTCTTCTGCTGGGCTTCCCCCGCGCGGCCGCGGTGGTAGTCGAGCCCGATCTCCCCGATGGCCACCACCCGCGGGTGGGCGGCCAGGCGGCGCAGCTCGGCCAGGGCCGCGGCGGTGCACTCCCCGGCGCTGTAGGGATGGATGCCCACCGCGGCGTAGACGTCCTGATACCCCTCGGCCAGGGCCACGGCCCGGCGGGAGCTTTCCAGGTCGATGCCGATGGTGATCATGGCCACCACCCCGGCCGCCCGGGCGGCGGCCACCACCTGGTCCCGGTCCCGGTCGAAGTCGGGGAAGTCCAGGTGGCAGTGGGTATCCACGAGGGCCAGCGGGCCCAGCCCGGTGGCCTGCGCCCCCGCTCCGGGCCTCACCGGATCCGGCTCCCTTCCCCGATGGGACGGTCGGTGGTGAGCAGGGCCAGCCCCTGGCCGTCCTCCGCCGCCAGGACCATGCCCTGGGATTCCACGCCGCGGATCACGGCGGGCTTGAGGTTCGCCACCACCACGATGGTCTTCCCCACCAGTTCCTCCGGCCGGTAATGGGCAGCGATCCCCGCCACGATCTGGCGGCGTTCCCCGCCCAGGTCGACCTCCAGGCGCAGGAGCCGGTCGGCCCGCGGGTGCTTCTCGGCGTGGATCACCCGAGCCGTGCGCAACTCGATCCGCCCGAACTCTTCAATGGTCACCTGGCCGGCCGGGGCGGCGCCGCCGCCGGCACCGGCCGGACCGGCCGCTGCCGCCGTCCCGGCCTGGGGCGTGGGCTTGGTCCCGGCAGCCGCCGCCACCGCAGGGCCCGCCGGCGCTGCCGTCACCCCATCGCCGGCCTCCCGGGCCGCCGGTTCGTCCAGCTCGATGCGCGGGAACAGGGGCTGGTCGCGGACCACCCGCGCCCCCGCCGGCAACTGCCCCCATTCCAGGCCCTGCTGCCAGCCTGCCGGCCGGTAGTCCGGCCCCAGGCCCAGCTGGGTCCAGAGCCGGGCCGGCGTCTCCACCAGGAAGGGCGAGAGCAGCACCCCGACCACCCGCGCCGTCTCGGCCACGTCGTAAAGAACGGCCTCCAGCCGGTCCTGCCGGCCCTCCCGGCGCAGCGCCCAGGGTGCCTGTTCGTCGATGTACTTGTTGGCCCGGCCGATCAGGTCCCAGATGGCCTGCAGGGCCGCCGGCAGGTCGAACCGGTCCAGGGCCTGTTCCACCCGCGCTGCCGTTTCCCGGGCCGCCGCCGCCAGCACGCCGTCGCTGGCCCCGGCGGGCGGCCGCGGGATGCGACCGTCCAGGAAGCGCTGGATCATCCCCGTGGTCCGCCAGGCCAGGTTGCCCAGGTCGTTGGCCAGGTCGGTGTTGAGCCGCCGCACCAGGGCCTCTTCGCTGTAGCTGCCGTCGTCGCCGAAGGGCACCTCCCGCAGGAGGAAGTAGCGCACCGGGTCGACGCCGTATTTCTCGATCAGCTGCACCGGGTCGATCACCTGGCCGCCCGCCCGCGACTTGCCGATCTTGCCGCCGTCGATCAGCAGCCAGCCGTGGCCGTACACGCAGCGGGGCAGGGGCTCGCCCAGGGCCATCAGCAGGGCGGGCCAGATGATGGCATGGAAGCGCAGGATGTCCTTGCCGATCAGGTGGACGTCCGCCGGCCAGAAGCGTCGGTAGAGCTCGCCGTCGGGCCAGCCCAGGGCGGTGATGTAGTTGGCCAGGGCGTCGATCCAGACGTAGATCACGTGGTCCGGGTCGAAGGGCACGGGGATGCCCCAGCGGAAGGAGGTGCGGGACACCGAGAGGTCCTGCAGCCCCTGGCGGATGAAGGCGATCACCTCGTTCCGCCGGCTGGGCGGCTGGATGAACCCGGGGTGCCGCTCGATGTGCTCCAGCAGGGGCTCGGCGTACCGGGAAAGCCGGAAGAAGTAGCTTTCCTCCTGCAGCCGCTCCACCGGCGTCTCGTGGACCGGGCAACGCCCCCCGTCCAGCAGCTCCGCCTCGGTGTAGTAGGCCTCGCAGGCCGTGCAGTAGAGGCCTTCGTAGACCCCCTTGTAGATATCCCCCTTGTCATACAGGCGCTGGAAGATCTGCTGCACCCGCGCCTTGTGCCGCGGCTCGGTGGTGCGAATGAAATCGTCGTAGCTGATGTGCAGCCTCTGCCAGAGCTGCCGGGTCGCCTCCACGATGGGATCGATGTACTCCAGGGGCTCCTTGCCCGCCTGGCGTGCCGCCCGCTCGATCTTCTGGCCGTGCTCGTCGGTTCCGGTGAGCAACCAGGTCTCATCGCCCCGCAGCCGGTGGTAACGGGCCAGGGCATCGGCGGCCACCGTGGTGTAGGTGTGCCCGATGTGCAACCGGTCGTTGGGGTAGTAGATCGGGGTGGTGATGTAGAACCGGCCCCGGCCGCGGCCGGCCTGCGACCCGGCCGGCTCCTGTGCCGGGAACTGCGTTGCCGACGAACCTGCCATCACCGTGCACCTCCTGTCCTCCGCTGGGCTGGAAGATGGGCCCGGGCCGGGCAAAAGAAAAAGCCCCGCGCCCGGCAAGGGCGAGGGACTCTCGCGGTACCACCCTGCTTCACCCGCCCCTTGCGGGGACGGGCCTTGGCACCCCGCCAGCGCCAGGCCTGACGCCGCGTTGCCTGCACCAGCGGGGCTTGCGCGTTCACGGGCGCACCCGGCCGGGCCTACTGGGCTGGCGCCGTTGGGCCGGCGGCTCCGGGGCCATGTTCGCCGGGCGGACGGGCGGGCTTGCACCATCCCCGCCTCGCTGGGGCGTCCGGACCGGTTACTCATCCCCTTCATGGCCTTTGCTATTACTATGGTTCCGGACCGGTGGCCTGCGGGTTTCGGGGGAAGACCCCCTTTTCCCGGGTTCCTCCCGCTTGCGCCGTATTTTGGCTTGGCCGTGCCCCCGCTGTCAAGTTTGCCGGCACCGGGGCCGCTCCCGTGCGCGCAGCCGCCCTGGCCCGCCGCTCCTGGTCCTTGGCCTGGGCCCGTTGCAACGTCGGCGCCGGGGCTGGCGAACCAGCCCGCCCTCGGAGTCACCTCGCCTGCGCTTGCAGCCGGGATCATGGCCGGACCGGCCGGGACAACCGGCTGGGGTGTCTCCCTCGCCTAGGCGTCACCACCGCCTTCCAATACCGCAAGCGGGCGCCCCGACCGCCCTTCGGCGAGCGCTTGCGGATCCGCAGCCGGACCGGGGGTCCGGGACCCGTCCGGGCGTGCCGCGGCCCGGCAGGGTGTTCGACGGTTCGGCCGGGGGTTCCGCCCCAGGCCGGGTTCACCGCCGCCCGGCCTGGCGTTCCCCGGCAACGCCGGTGGCCCCGTTCCGTAAGCTTTTTCCCACCCAGCCATTCCGTTGGCGTTGTCGAGATGTGTCTTGACGTTTTTTGGTACTGGTGCTACGGTCTTGATAGAGGGGCAAAAGAAATCAGCGGTTAAGGGGGCCTCTGGGTAAATGATGAAGTCTACGGGTATTGTCCGCAAGGTGGACGAACTGGGCCGCGTGGTGATCCCCATCGAGCTGCGGAGGACCCTGGACATCCAGGAGAAGGACTCGCTGGAGATCTACGTTGACGGCGACAAGATCATCCTGCGCAAGTACGAGCCCGCCTGCATCTTCTGCGGGAACGCCTACAACGTCGAGAACTTCAAGGGGAAGAACGTCTGCAAGAGCTGCATGGCCATCATGGCCACCCGGGCGAGCTGAGCGAACCGGGCGACCGGCCCGGGCCCGCTCGGACGGCATCCGCAGGGGAGACACCCGCCAGGCTGGTGCGGCTCCACGGGGCAGGCGGCCGCGCCGCCAATCCGGAACCGGTTGGGGGCAGAACCGGGACGGAGCCTGGCATAGGTGGAACCGGTGCGATCGGGGCTTGACCCGTCACCGCAAGGTGCGTGGACCAGACGGACCTTCACCACCATCCGGCAGGGACGGCCGCCGTGGGCAGCAGGCGGTTTGCTGCAGGTGGGGGTGGCTGCCAGGGGCGGTGGCAAGGACCGCCTGGCAGGGGGTCCGGGCCCCGGGGTCGGGCCAGGGATGCCCGGCAGAGCCTGACCGGGGAGCGTTGCCGGCGATGCATACAAACGTGGAAAAGAGTGGGGCCCTGTACAGGGCCCCCTTTCCATGATGTATGGAGCCCGCGCCCTGTCGCCACGGCCTAGTATGGGTGCGCCCTGGCCCGCCCCCCGTGCACGCCTTCCCGTTCAGGTCGTGTCCGATGGGGGACGGCCTGAACCGGCGGCGTCCAGGTAAGCACGGTACACCCGGCTGCGGCTAAGGCCGTACCGGCGTGCCACCTCCCGCGCGGCCGCGCTGGGAGCCAGGCCGGCCGCCACCCGCTGAGCCACCTCCACGGCCAGCCGTCCCGGATCGGGCGGAACGGCCTCCTGCTGCCATGGCTCCTCCGGGCCAGCAAGGGGCACCGGCTCCTCTGGCACGCTCCCTGTTGCGGGCCTATCGTCACCGGCGGGCCTGCCGTCACTGGGGCTGGCCACCCCCGCGCCGGCCGCCTTCCCGGTGCCTTCCCATCCCTCCGGCCCCTCCACCGCCCGGACCGGCCGGTTTCCGGATCGGTTCTCGCGCAGGTGCCCAGGGTCCGTCCATGACAGCGCCGGCCTTGGGTGGAGGCCCGCTTCCTCGTCCGGACCTGGGCCTCCCCCGGCGCCGGCCGTGCCGGCCCCCTCCCCCGGCGCCGGCCGGTCCGGCGGCACCGCAACCCCGGGAGGCGCCAGCACCAGGGTGTACTCCCCCCGCGGGGGTGCGGCTTGAAGGACCGGGGCCAGCCGGGCTACCCGGCCCCGCAGGATCTCCTCGTGCCGCTTGGTCATTTCCCGGGCCACCACCAGGTAGGCATCCGGCAGTAGCTCCTGCAGGTCCTCCAGGACCGCCGCCAGGCGGTGAGGCGCCTCGAAGAACACCACCACGCCGTCCCACCGGTGCCAGGCGGCGATGCGCTGGCGGCGACGCTCCCGCTCCCGGGGGAGAAACCCTTCGATCAGGATGCGCGACGCCGGGATGCCGGCCACGGAAAGGGCGGCC is part of the Thermaerobacter subterraneus DSM 13965 genome and harbors:
- the rsmA gene encoding 16S rRNA (adenine(1518)-N(6)/adenine(1519)-N(6))-dimethyltransferase RsmA, whose product is MAGSSGMQGQERGPGAHRATHRSELRRWLERYGVRPSRRLGQNFLVDDNWAERIVAAVEPGPDDLVIEVGPGLGALTERLAQRAGRVRAVEVDRRLAAALRERLGHLPNLELVEGDILAVDLDRLASRQDPAGGPVKLASNLPYAITSPFLVRWLEAPIRWERAVLTLQAEVVDRLVAAPGSAAYGALTVFVAYHARVERLGTVPAGAFWPRPEVDSAVVRLWPHLRPPVAVADPEALFALVRAAFSQRRKRLANALAAHPAVERVQAEAACRAAGIDPGARPENVDLEGFARLANQLFPPGRPPLPGGGPSLDIMNNEH
- a CDS encoding TatD family hydrolase, coding for MRPGAGAQATGLGPLALVDTHCHLDFPDFDRDRDQVVAAARAAGVVAMITIGIDLESSRRAVALAEGYQDVYAAVGIHPYSAGECTAAALAELRRLAAHPRVVAIGEIGLDYHRGRAGEAQQKKAFLAQLELAADLGLPVIIHQRDAVDDLWDLLAAPGRPQVEGVLHCFSAGPDWAARWAAAGWFIGLDGPVTFKNGEDARATARAVPLERLLVETDAPFLAPHPHRGRRNQPAWVRLVAERIAAERGLPLDRLAAQTTANAARLFRLALPPVAPSGPPRGEEAGRPAGGEGL
- the metG gene encoding methionine--tRNA ligase, whose product is MAGSSATQFPAQEPAGSQAGRGRGRFYITTPIYYPNDRLHIGHTYTTVAADALARYHRLRGDETWLLTGTDEHGQKIERAARQAGKEPLEYIDPIVEATRQLWQRLHISYDDFIRTTEPRHKARVQQIFQRLYDKGDIYKGVYEGLYCTACEAYYTEAELLDGGRCPVHETPVERLQEESYFFRLSRYAEPLLEHIERHPGFIQPPSRRNEVIAFIRQGLQDLSVSRTSFRWGIPVPFDPDHVIYVWIDALANYITALGWPDGELYRRFWPADVHLIGKDILRFHAIIWPALLMALGEPLPRCVYGHGWLLIDGGKIGKSRAGGQVIDPVQLIEKYGVDPVRYFLLREVPFGDDGSYSEEALVRRLNTDLANDLGNLAWRTTGMIQRFLDGRIPRPPAGASDGVLAAAARETAARVEQALDRFDLPAALQAIWDLIGRANKYIDEQAPWALRREGRQDRLEAVLYDVAETARVVGVLLSPFLVETPARLWTQLGLGPDYRPAGWQQGLEWGQLPAGARVVRDQPLFPRIELDEPAAREAGDGVTAAPAGPAVAAAAGTKPTPQAGTAAAAGPAGAGGGAAPAGQVTIEEFGRIELRTARVIHAEKHPRADRLLRLEVDLGGERRQIVAGIAAHYRPEELVGKTIVVVANLKPAVIRGVESQGMVLAAEDGQGLALLTTDRPIGEGSRIR
- a CDS encoding AbrB/MazE/SpoVT family DNA-binding domain-containing protein is translated as MKSTGIVRKVDELGRVVIPIELRRTLDIQEKDSLEIYVDGDKIILRKYEPACIFCGNAYNVENFKGKNVCKSCMAIMATRAS
- the rsmI gene encoding 16S rRNA (cytidine(1402)-2'-O)-methyltransferase produces the protein MSGGATGDWVRPGTLYVCASPIGNLGDVTLRLLEVLRQAGYILAEDTRRTRRLLSAHGLRGRVISCHEHNETQRAGQVLRWLAAGEVVALVTDAGTPGLADPGARLVGRVAAAGWPVVPVPGPSAALAALSVAGIPASRILIEGFLPRERERRRQRIAAWHRWDGVVVFFEAPHRLAAVLEDLQELLPDAYLVVAREMTKRHEEILRGRVARLAPVLQAAPPRGEYTLVLAPPGVAVPPDRPAPGEGAGTAGAGGGPGPDEEAGLHPRPALSWTDPGHLRENRSGNRPVRAVEGPEGWEGTGKAAGAGVASPSDGRPAGDDRPATGSVPEEPVPLAGPEEPWQQEAVPPDPGRLAVEVAQRVAAGLAPSAAAREVARRYGLSRSRVYRAYLDAAGSGRPPSDTT